The stretch of DNA TTACCGTTGTTATCCCAGTCCGAGCTTCGCACACCCCGGCTGCCACGCCCCCGTGCCTCAGAAATGGTCCACCCCGGGGCACCAAGCAGCTCAAGATCTTTTAACAGTTTCGATTCCAGAATCGCCTCACAGACTATCGTGATCAGCGTTCGCCGGGTCGCAGTAGTTTGAGTCTCGTTCATGATCATGCTCCGGGCAGCAGCCATTGAGCTGCCTGCAGATA from Pseudohongiella spirulinae encodes:
- a CDS encoding P-II family nitrogen regulator; the protein is MNETQTTATRRTLITIVCEAILESKLLKDLELLGAPGWTISEARGRGSRGVRSSDWDNNGNIRIEVVCSRRVAEKIMGHVQAHYYADFAMICFLSDVEVLRSDKF